In Desulfovibrio sp. UIB00, the following are encoded in one genomic region:
- the bamA gene encoding outer membrane protein assembly factor BamA — translation MKRFLNNVLCKALCLAVLACATLALPGGAVAAEGALVLVLPFQVNAGPEMPNASQDVPQAIADQLKQNGMRTVPMETARVLQRNSGESIDLATARELGRKAGARMVIYGKFNQLGQGFSMDTRIVPVYEGEAVPAGFERNSLTSLNECAAVLAKRAAEIANPATTTAAEAAPKKSDAPATLVPMNAPTSAHGGLADVQVRGMKVLDPDTVLMRLTIRKGDNPDATAINEEVKRIWDMGYFSDVQATLEGNVLVFTVVEKPRIDNIVVDGSDKVSKDDVLAAMGTKSGSVLNEQVLSDDLQKISELYHKEGFYLAKVTYRLEDRQGGRGAVLVISVTEGNKLYIRDVKIEGLNKLNRGDLDKYMALKTRGMFSWLTGTGVLKDEYLERDTNAIAAFGLNEGYVDIQVAAPTVEYRDDGIYITFNVHEGPRYTVRDVVFAGDVIDSEDKMLEVVQMDDWKKSDKYFSLTVMQEDSKRLTDYYSDYGYAFAEVDTKVVKADDGSDQVDVGYVINKKQKVFIRRLSVEGNTKTRDNVILREMRLGDGDMYEGAKLRRSNERLNRLHFFSAVDMELIPTENEDEVDLKVKVKESNTGAIMGGVGYSSYYSVGFTASVMERNLFGRGYWLQLQGFFSWRRTSGVLSFTNPRLYDTDLSVGNDLYYTHDYWDNFTKDTIGDTIRLSYPIGEYTSVGGGYRLERYVLYDVDDNASPYIRDYKGTNWTSAISGRILRDTTDSKERPTKGTIARLWAEYGGGGLGGTDNFIKTVADWQGFWSFNPQNTIHVRGRLGGVYQNTNSNVPVFERFWVGGMDTIRGYSFSDLSPRDYKYNGDQIGGDRMGVANFEYIWTFQKELGLALVPFFDTGYNIDSKTMGNDLNKYIVCSTGLELRWRSPMGDLRIAYGIPLVQDYDKERESGRIEFSMGQFF, via the coding sequence ATGAAAAGATTTTTGAATAACGTACTGTGCAAAGCCCTGTGCCTTGCCGTGCTGGCCTGCGCCACCCTGGCGCTTCCAGGTGGAGCCGTAGCGGCAGAAGGGGCACTTGTGCTTGTTCTGCCCTTTCAGGTGAACGCAGGGCCGGAAATGCCCAACGCCTCGCAGGATGTGCCTCAGGCGATTGCCGATCAGCTCAAGCAGAACGGCATGCGCACTGTTCCCATGGAAACCGCCCGCGTTTTGCAGCGCAACAGCGGTGAATCCATTGACCTTGCCACCGCGCGCGAACTTGGCCGCAAGGCCGGAGCACGCATGGTTATTTACGGCAAGTTTAACCAGCTTGGTCAGGGTTTTTCCATGGACACGCGCATTGTGCCTGTCTATGAGGGCGAAGCCGTCCCCGCCGGTTTTGAGCGCAATTCGCTAACCTCGCTGAACGAATGCGCCGCTGTGCTGGCCAAACGTGCGGCAGAAATTGCCAATCCCGCCACCACCACCGCCGCCGAGGCCGCGCCCAAAAAGAGCGATGCCCCGGCGACCCTTGTTCCCATGAACGCCCCCACCTCTGCCCACGGCGGTCTTGCCGATGTGCAGGTACGCGGTATGAAGGTGCTTGACCCCGATACCGTGCTCATGCGCCTCACCATCCGCAAGGGCGACAATCCCGATGCCACGGCCATCAACGAAGAAGTGAAGCGCATATGGGATATGGGCTACTTCAGCGATGTGCAGGCCACACTTGAAGGCAACGTGCTTGTGTTCACCGTGGTTGAAAAGCCCCGCATCGACAACATCGTTGTTGACGGTTCGGACAAGGTCAGCAAGGACGACGTGCTGGCAGCCATGGGCACCAAGAGCGGCAGTGTTCTGAACGAACAGGTGCTTTCGGACGACCTCCAGAAAATCAGCGAACTGTACCACAAGGAAGGTTTTTACCTTGCCAAGGTCACCTACCGTCTTGAAGACCGTCAGGGTGGCCGAGGCGCAGTGCTGGTAATCAGCGTTACCGAAGGCAACAAGCTTTATATCAGGGACGTCAAGATTGAAGGCCTTAACAAGCTCAATCGCGGCGATCTTGACAAATACATGGCCCTCAAGACGCGCGGCATGTTCTCGTGGCTGACGGGTACCGGCGTGCTCAAGGACGAATACCTGGAGCGCGACACCAACGCCATCGCCGCCTTTGGCCTTAACGAAGGCTACGTGGACATTCAGGTGGCTGCGCCCACCGTTGAATACCGCGATGACGGCATCTACATCACATTCAACGTGCACGAAGGTCCTCGCTATACCGTGCGCGACGTGGTCTTTGCGGGCGATGTTATCGACAGCGAAGACAAGATGCTTGAAGTCGTGCAGATGGACGACTGGAAAAAGTCCGACAAGTACTTCTCCCTCACGGTCATGCAGGAAGACTCCAAACGCCTGACCGACTACTATTCCGATTACGGCTATGCTTTCGCAGAAGTGGACACCAAGGTCGTCAAGGCCGATGACGGCAGCGACCAGGTGGACGTGGGCTATGTGATCAACAAAAAACAGAAGGTCTTCATCCGCCGTCTGTCTGTTGAGGGCAACACCAAAACCCGCGACAACGTCATTCTGCGCGAAATGCGCCTGGGTGACGGCGACATGTACGAAGGCGCCAAGCTGCGTCGCTCCAACGAGCGCCTGAACCGTCTGCACTTCTTCTCTGCCGTGGATATGGAACTGATCCCCACGGAAAACGAAGACGAAGTTGACCTCAAGGTCAAAGTCAAGGAAAGCAATACCGGCGCCATCATGGGCGGCGTGGGCTACTCCAGTTACTACAGCGTGGGCTTTACCGCCTCCGTCATGGAACGCAACCTCTTTGGTCGCGGTTACTGGTTGCAGTTGCAGGGCTTCTTCTCCTGGCGCCGTACGTCGGGCGTGCTGTCCTTCACCAACCCGCGCCTGTATGATACCGATCTCTCCGTCGGCAACGACCTGTACTATACGCACGATTACTGGGATAACTTTACCAAGGACACCATCGGCGACACGATTCGCCTGTCGTACCCCATTGGTGAATATACCAGCGTAGGCGGCGGTTATCGTCTGGAACGCTATGTTCTTTACGATGTGGACGACAATGCTTCTCCGTACATTCGCGACTACAAGGGCACCAACTGGACAAGCGCCATTTCTGGCCGCATCCTGCGCGACACTACGGACTCCAAGGAACGTCCCACCAAGGGTACCATTGCGCGCCTGTGGGCTGAATACGGCGGCGGCGGCCTCGGCGGCACAGACAACTTTATCAAGACTGTGGCCGACTGGCAGGGCTTCTGGTCCTTCAACCCGCAGAACACCATCCACGTCCGTGGCCGGTTGGGCGGCGTGTACCAGAACACCAATTCCAACGTCCCGGTGTTTGAACGCTTCTGGGTTGGCGGCATGGATACCATTCGCGGTTACTCCTTCTCCGACCTCTCGCCCCGCGACTACAAATACAACGGCGACCAGATCGGCGGCGACCGCATGGGTGTTGCCAACTTTGAATACATCTGGACTTTCCAGAAGGAGCTTGGCCTTGCTCTGGTTCCCTTCTTTGATACTGGTTACAACATCGACAGCAAGACCATGGGCAACGACCTCAACAAATACATCGTCTGCTCCACGGGCCTTGAACTGCGCTGGCGTTCGCCCATGGGCGACCTTCGTATCGCCTACGGTATCCCGCTGGTTCAGGACTACGACAAGGAACGCGAATCCGGTCGCATAGAATTCAGCATGGGCCAGTTCTTCTAG
- a CDS encoding ABC transporter ATP-binding protein: MSALYTFSNVGKKFATPGEETEIIKDINLVVEEGEMLAIVGQSGSGKSTLLHLMGALDTPSTGEICFEGRNMALMSADQKAAFRNKTLGFVFQFHHLLPEFSALENVAMPAIIGGAKQSAVMSRAREMLDRVGLSARMESKIATLSGGERQRVAIARAVFMRPRVLLADEPTGNLDEVTGAQVGALMNELNRELGMTLVVVTHNRELAAGMGRTLELKAGTLYEKIFE; encoded by the coding sequence ATGTCAGCACTCTATACTTTTTCAAATGTGGGCAAAAAATTTGCCACACCCGGTGAAGAGACCGAGATTATCAAGGATATTAACCTGGTTGTGGAAGAAGGCGAGATGCTCGCCATCGTTGGACAGTCCGGTTCCGGGAAGAGTACCCTCTTGCATCTTATGGGTGCACTTGATACTCCAAGTACGGGCGAGATATGTTTTGAAGGGCGCAACATGGCGCTCATGAGCGCTGACCAGAAAGCTGCCTTTCGCAACAAGACTCTGGGCTTCGTTTTTCAATTTCATCATCTGCTGCCGGAATTTTCAGCCCTCGAAAATGTGGCAATGCCGGCAATTATTGGCGGTGCTAAACAAAGCGCCGTAATGAGCCGTGCGCGTGAAATGCTTGACCGCGTGGGGCTATCGGCGCGTATGGAAAGCAAGATCGCCACTCTCTCGGGCGGCGAACGCCAGCGGGTGGCCATTGCGCGCGCGGTTTTTATGCGACCGCGCGTTCTGTTGGCTGACGAGCCCACCGGCAATCTGGATGAAGTTACGGGAGCGCAGGTGGGCGCTCTCATGAACGAACTCAACCGTGAATTGGGCATGACCCTCGTTGTTGTAACGCACAACCGAGAGCTGGCCGCAGGCATGGGCAGAACCCTGGAACTGAAAGCGGGGACATTGTATGAAAAGATTTTTGAATAA
- a CDS encoding lipoprotein-releasing ABC transporter permease subunit gives MSFELFVALRYLFSRRKQTFIYIISIMSILGVAIGVGALVVVLGVYNGLTTDMRDKILGANAHAIVMSYIPSAFENRTDLLDRVRSVKGVTGATPFIYTEVMLSAGGGVKGVVLRGIDPKSAPAVLSMLRQMRVGSAADLEREGAPGLIIGEELAKRLGLGMGSRVNLLSPSGQKTTSGYAPRVRPFEVVGIFKTGMFEYDSSLGFVTLNAARDVLGLPENYLSGVELTVADVYKADKTAAEVSTELGSPFYVRSWMEMNANLFAALKLEKIGMFILLAMVVLIGSFSIVTTLVMLVMEKTRDIAIMMSMGATSSMIRRIFMFQGTIIGVIGTLLGYAFGLSLGWLLKRYQFIKLPENVYTLDHLPIIITLSDVLIIGASAMLLCFLATLYPARQASRLQPAEALRYE, from the coding sequence ATGTCATTTGAACTATTCGTTGCCCTGCGCTACCTCTTTTCGAGGCGAAAGCAGACATTCATCTACATCATATCGATCATGTCCATTCTGGGCGTGGCTATCGGCGTTGGTGCGCTGGTGGTGGTGCTTGGCGTGTACAACGGCCTCACCACCGACATGCGCGACAAAATCCTCGGGGCCAATGCCCACGCCATTGTCATGTCCTACATCCCCTCGGCCTTTGAGAACCGCACCGACCTTCTGGATCGGGTGCGCTCCGTCAAGGGTGTGACCGGGGCAACCCCCTTTATTTACACGGAAGTCATGCTTTCCGCTGGCGGCGGCGTCAAGGGCGTGGTCTTGCGGGGCATTGATCCGAAGTCGGCCCCTGCGGTGCTTTCCATGCTGCGCCAGATGCGCGTGGGTTCTGCTGCCGATCTTGAACGCGAAGGCGCACCAGGGCTTATTATCGGCGAGGAGCTGGCCAAGCGCCTTGGGCTTGGCATGGGCAGCCGCGTGAATCTGCTTTCGCCCTCCGGGCAAAAAACCACCTCGGGCTACGCGCCGCGTGTGCGCCCCTTTGAAGTGGTGGGCATTTTCAAGACAGGCATGTTTGAATACGATTCCTCGCTGGGTTTTGTTACACTCAACGCCGCTCGCGATGTGCTGGGCCTGCCGGAAAATTATCTTTCGGGCGTGGAACTGACCGTGGCCGATGTTTACAAGGCGGACAAAACAGCCGCCGAAGTTTCAACCGAGCTTGGCTCGCCCTTCTACGTGCGCTCGTGGATGGAAATGAACGCCAACCTTTTTGCAGCGCTCAAGCTGGAAAAAATCGGCATGTTCATTTTGCTGGCCATGGTGGTGCTCATCGGTTCTTTCTCTATTGTAACAACACTGGTCATGCTGGTTATGGAAAAAACGCGGGACATCGCCATCATGATGTCCATGGGCGCCACAAGCAGCATGATACGGCGTATTTTCATGTTTCAGGGCACAATTATCGGGGTTATCGGCACATTGCTTGGCTATGCGTTTGGCCTTTCACTCGGCTGGCTGCTCAAGCGCTACCAGTTCATCAAACTGCCTGAAAACGTCTATACCCTCGATCATCTGCCCATTATCATAACCCTCTCCGATGTGCTCATCATTGGCGCAAGCGCCATGCTGCTGTGTTTTCTGGCCACCCTTTACCCGGCACGGCAGGCATCGCGCCTGCAACCGGCAGAAGCCCTGCGCTACGAATAG
- a CDS encoding methyl-accepting chemotaxis protein produces MKMGLLSKMLLSILTPAIAGLLLVAGVSYKISESNLRDQIINDARSLLRCQSIGLHAMLKVMEESLAMVAADNRVILYLDAVNDKMPEVMTRTLFNDADAALNTFVTLNSNFEFCGVAGGDGIAIAHHLAGEKHPSKSVGVSFTDRSYYQRAMQGKKTITGVISKTTGKVATIIGLPIMRDGKPEGLVWAGVDNENLARTTTSQIDFGTKGGIYAYDTKGMMMLNRDLKAFGRDDSKKPYVAEILKNPEGLVRFTGEDGSNKSVFYRAMPEVGWVLCLEVDRDEIYTPTRIMLGNSMMLTFASALVVGLIIFFAARAIARLLRGISGIAESVAEGRLETTPAEKAMLFAAEKRRDEFSTLASGMEHMVGNIKNLLQESEQKARDAQQATEEARLATARAEEAAQRAENAKREGMLTAAGQLEEVVAIISTASSQLSGQIEQSDQIAAQSAQRLSEAATAMNQMNVTVQEVARNASSASAVSAETRTNAESGAHIVESALQSIGQVQKVSLALKDDMTKLNQHAQAITQIMNVISDIADQTNLLALNAAIEAARAGDAGRGFAVVADEVRKLAEKTMSSTNDVGNAISAIQQSASQSVAAMDKALAEVNTATEFANQSGAALRDIVSNVEATADQVSAIATASEEQSAASEEINQSIVQVNAMSGQTSQAMGQATKAVADLAQQARRLSELIEAMKRG; encoded by the coding sequence ATGAAAATGGGGCTGCTGAGCAAGATGCTCCTGTCCATTCTTACTCCGGCAATTGCAGGGCTGTTGCTGGTCGCAGGCGTGAGCTATAAAATTTCTGAAAGCAACTTGCGCGACCAGATTATCAACGATGCCAGATCGCTGCTGCGCTGCCAAAGCATCGGCCTGCACGCCATGTTGAAGGTGATGGAAGAGTCGCTCGCCATGGTTGCCGCCGACAATCGGGTTATTTTATATCTTGACGCCGTCAACGATAAAATGCCTGAGGTCATGACGCGCACACTGTTCAACGATGCGGATGCCGCACTCAATACCTTTGTGACGCTCAATTCCAACTTTGAATTTTGCGGTGTTGCCGGAGGGGACGGCATAGCCATTGCCCATCATCTGGCAGGCGAAAAACATCCCAGCAAATCCGTCGGGGTGAGTTTTACTGACCGCTCATACTACCAGCGCGCCATGCAAGGCAAAAAAACCATTACCGGCGTGATCAGCAAAACCACGGGTAAGGTTGCAACAATCATTGGCCTGCCCATCATGCGCGATGGCAAGCCCGAAGGCCTCGTGTGGGCAGGCGTTGACAACGAAAATCTCGCCCGTACCACCACAAGCCAGATCGATTTCGGCACCAAGGGCGGCATCTATGCCTATGACACCAAGGGCATGATGATGCTGAACCGCGACCTCAAGGCCTTTGGGCGGGATGACAGCAAAAAACCTTATGTTGCGGAGATATTGAAAAACCCTGAGGGGCTGGTGAGATTTACGGGTGAAGACGGCAGCAACAAGTCTGTCTTTTATCGGGCCATGCCGGAAGTCGGCTGGGTTCTTTGCCTGGAAGTGGACAGAGACGAAATCTACACACCCACGCGGATAATGCTGGGCAACTCCATGATGTTGACTTTTGCAAGCGCTCTTGTGGTCGGGCTGATCATCTTCTTTGCGGCGCGCGCCATCGCGCGACTGCTCAGGGGCATTTCCGGCATTGCGGAATCCGTTGCGGAAGGCCGCCTTGAAACAACCCCCGCAGAAAAAGCCATGCTCTTTGCCGCAGAAAAACGCCGTGATGAATTCAGCACGCTGGCATCGGGTATGGAACACATGGTCGGCAACATCAAAAATTTGCTGCAAGAAAGCGAGCAAAAAGCCAGAGACGCCCAACAGGCAACGGAAGAAGCCAGGCTTGCTACCGCACGTGCTGAAGAAGCGGCCCAAAGGGCAGAGAATGCCAAACGCGAAGGCATGCTCACCGCAGCGGGTCAACTGGAAGAAGTGGTCGCCATCATCTCCACGGCCTCAAGCCAGCTTTCCGGGCAGATTGAGCAGTCGGACCAGATAGCCGCGCAGTCGGCCCAGCGCCTCAGCGAGGCCGCAACGGCCATGAACCAGATGAACGTGACCGTGCAGGAAGTGGCCCGCAACGCCTCCTCGGCCTCGGCAGTTTCTGCCGAAACGCGCACCAATGCGGAAAGCGGCGCACATATTGTGGAAAGCGCCTTGCAGAGCATCGGTCAGGTGCAAAAAGTTTCGCTGGCGCTCAAGGACGACATGACCAAGCTGAACCAGCATGCCCAGGCCATTACCCAGATCATGAACGTGATCTCGGATATTGCCGACCAGACCAACCTGTTGGCGCTCAATGCCGCCATTGAGGCCGCACGCGCTGGCGACGCCGGGCGAGGGTTTGCGGTGGTGGCCGATGAAGTGCGCAAACTGGCGGAAAAAACCATGTCCTCCACCAACGACGTGGGCAATGCTATATCTGCCATCCAGCAGAGCGCTTCACAGAGTGTGGCCGCAATGGACAAGGCCCTGGCGGAAGTAAATACGGCCACCGAATTTGCCAACCAGTCGGGCGCCGCCCTGCGGGATATCGTGAGCAATGTGGAAGCCACTGCCGATCAGGTAAGCGCAATTGCCACCGCAAGCGAGGAGCAATCCGCTGCCAGCGAAGAAATCAACCAGTCCATCGTGCAGGTCAACGCCATGTCCGGCCAGACTTCGCAGGCAATGGGCCAGGCCACAAAGGCCGTGGCCGACCTTGCCCAGCAGGCACGCAGACTGAGCGAACTTATTGAGGCTATGAAACGGGGCTAA
- the lysS gene encoding lysine--tRNA ligase, with amino-acid sequence MLESFAAREGLNEVVKNRVVKSCDLLDAGVPLFPNDFRKEHDVAWVLDKFGALEGDSLDSQEDVFAIAGRIVSLRSFGKVAFFHIMDQSGRIQCYASREHMDEANYTVVKKLDVGDIVGVSGHLFRTKTGELTIACRKIKLITRSMRPLPEKYHGLTDMETRYRQRYVDLIVTPRAREIFFKRSLIVREFRRFMEDHGFMEVETPMMQPLAGGAAAKPFKTHHNALDLPLFLRIAPELYLKRLLVGGFEKVFELNRNFRNEGIDTRHNPEFTMCEFYWAYATFEDLMDFTEQLFAHLAMTACGTTVVPYQGEMIDLTPGKWTRLSFYDSLTQVGGHSPEFYNDYGKVKAYIRSRGEKAADSESLQKLHAKLFDLDVEGKLIQPHFIYHYPTEISPLSRRNDEHPELTDRFELFITGRELSNAFSELNDPVDQRLRFEDQVREREAGDDEAHSMDQDYLRALEYGMPPAAGQGVGIDRLVMLLTDCASIREVILFPLLRPEV; translated from the coding sequence ATGCTGGAAAGTTTCGCCGCGCGCGAAGGCCTCAACGAAGTTGTCAAAAACAGAGTTGTCAAATCGTGCGACCTTTTGGATGCGGGCGTACCGCTTTTCCCCAACGACTTCCGCAAGGAACACGACGTTGCCTGGGTGCTGGACAAATTCGGCGCTCTTGAAGGCGACTCCCTGGACAGCCAGGAAGACGTGTTTGCCATTGCGGGCCGCATAGTTTCCCTGCGCTCGTTCGGCAAGGTGGCCTTCTTTCATATTATGGATCAGAGTGGCCGCATCCAGTGTTACGCCTCGCGCGAACACATGGATGAAGCAAACTACACTGTGGTCAAAAAGCTCGACGTGGGCGACATCGTGGGCGTTTCCGGCCACCTGTTCCGCACCAAGACGGGCGAACTCACCATTGCCTGCCGCAAGATCAAGCTCATCACGCGCTCCATGCGCCCCCTGCCGGAAAAATATCACGGCCTCACAGACATGGAAACGCGCTACCGCCAGCGCTACGTTGACCTTATCGTCACGCCGCGCGCGCGAGAAATTTTCTTCAAACGCAGCCTGATTGTGCGCGAATTCCGCCGCTTTATGGAAGACCACGGCTTTATGGAAGTGGAAACTCCCATGATGCAGCCGCTGGCTGGCGGCGCTGCGGCCAAGCCTTTCAAAACACACCACAATGCCCTTGATCTGCCCCTGTTTTTGCGCATTGCGCCCGAACTCTATCTCAAGCGGCTGCTGGTGGGCGGATTTGAAAAAGTCTTTGAACTGAACCGCAACTTCCGCAACGAAGGCATCGACACACGCCATAATCCGGAATTCACCATGTGCGAATTCTACTGGGCCTATGCCACGTTTGAAGACCTCATGGACTTTACGGAACAGCTTTTTGCCCATCTTGCCATGACTGCCTGCGGCACCACCGTGGTGCCCTATCAGGGCGAAATGATCGACCTCACGCCCGGCAAGTGGACGCGCCTCAGCTTCTACGATTCGCTCACTCAGGTGGGCGGCCATTCGCCGGAATTCTACAATGATTACGGCAAGGTCAAGGCCTACATCCGTTCGCGCGGCGAAAAGGCCGCCGACAGTGAAAGCCTGCAAAAGCTGCATGCCAAACTTTTTGATCTTGATGTGGAAGGCAAGCTTATTCAGCCCCACTTCATCTATCATTACCCCACGGAAATTTCGCCGCTTTCGCGCCGCAATGACGAGCATCCGGAACTGACGGACCGCTTCGAGCTGTTCATCACCGGACGCGAGCTTTCCAACGCCTTTTCGGAACTCAATGACCCTGTGGATCAACGCCTGCGCTTTGAAGATCAAGTGCGCGAACGCGAAGCAGGCGATGACGAAGCCCACAGCATGGATCAGGACTACCTGCGCGCCCTTGAATACGGCATGCCTCCGGCTGCGGGCCAGGGCGTGGGCATTGACCGCCTCGTGATGCTGCTCACCGACTGTGCCTCAATCCGCGAAGTTATTCTCTTCCCCTTGCTGCGCCCGGAAGTATAG
- a CDS encoding ACT domain-containing protein, with the protein MQKFTASFLGRDCPGVVASVSRILEDSGCNIEEVTQTILSGEFAAIFVVAAPEKNAETLRSKLSAGLESAKVDLSVLVRPAIKGQWGTDLHCEPFVVTADGPDKPGLIAAMSRVFAQHGVNIESLKAILGEGGNNHALFVFEVMVPDSVDMGRLRRELDCEGQKRDLRVSAQHRDIFEAVHRVNSF; encoded by the coding sequence ATGCAAAAATTTACAGCCTCCTTTCTGGGGCGCGACTGCCCCGGTGTGGTGGCCTCTGTCAGCCGCATTCTCGAAGACAGCGGCTGCAACATCGAAGAAGTGACCCAGACCATCCTCTCCGGCGAATTTGCGGCTATCTTTGTTGTTGCTGCGCCGGAAAAAAACGCGGAAACCCTGCGCTCCAAGCTGAGCGCCGGGCTGGAATCCGCCAAGGTTGATCTCTCCGTCCTCGTGCGGCCCGCAATCAAGGGGCAGTGGGGCACAGACCTGCACTGCGAACCCTTTGTGGTCACTGCCGACGGGCCGGACAAGCCCGGTCTTATCGCCGCCATGAGCCGCGTGTTTGCCCAACATGGTGTGAACATTGAAAGTCTCAAGGCCATTCTGGGCGAGGGCGGCAACAACCATGCGCTTTTTGTTTTTGAAGTCATGGTGCCTGACAGTGTTGACATGGGCCGCCTGCGCCGTGAGCTTGACTGCGAAGGGCAGAAGCGAGATCTGCGCGTCAGCGCCCAGCACAGGGATATTTTTGAGGCTGTGCATCGGGTAAATTCTTTTTAG
- a CDS encoding PFL family protein, whose protein sequence is MLSEREVISTLNMLRNEHLDVRTVTLGVSLFDCVSHDLDLFTANVKAKLRRYASQLVSVCNEVGDKYGIPVVNKRISVSPIAVVGAPFGPDGMVRVCKALDEAAKEAGVDFLGGFSALVEKGFAKGDRALIEALPQALAETDRICSSINVASSRSGINMDAVALMGQQILKVAEATAERGGIGCAKLVVFANIPQDVPFMAGAYLGVGEPDVVINVGVSGPGVVKKALDRAREAGHNGKGGRLTLLDMAEVIKRTAYKVTRVGEMIGTEVATRLGLPFGVADLSLAPTPAVGDSVGEIFQSMGLSSIGAPGTTAVLAMLNDAVKKGGAFASSSVGGLSGAFIPVSEDSSIEAAATSGLLSLEKLEAMTSVCSVGLDMIAIPGDTAASTISGIIADEMAIGVINTKTTAVRLIPVPGKGVGEEVSFGGLLGKAAIIPVPKGDATDFIGLGGRIPAPIHSLKN, encoded by the coding sequence ATGCTTTCAGAACGCGAAGTTATAAGCACCCTGAACATGCTCCGCAACGAGCATCTTGACGTGCGCACAGTCACCCTTGGCGTGAGCCTGTTTGACTGCGTCAGCCATGACCTTGATCTTTTTACCGCCAACGTTAAGGCCAAGTTGCGCCGCTACGCCTCCCAGCTCGTGAGCGTGTGCAACGAAGTGGGCGACAAATACGGCATCCCCGTGGTGAACAAACGCATCAGCGTGAGCCCCATTGCTGTGGTGGGCGCGCCCTTTGGCCCGGATGGCATGGTGCGCGTGTGCAAGGCCCTTGACGAGGCCGCCAAGGAAGCCGGCGTTGATTTTCTGGGCGGTTTCTCTGCTCTGGTGGAAAAGGGCTTTGCCAAGGGCGACCGCGCCCTGATTGAAGCGCTGCCCCAGGCCCTGGCCGAAACCGACCGCATCTGCTCATCCATCAACGTGGCTTCGTCGCGCAGCGGCATTAATATGGATGCTGTGGCCCTTATGGGTCAGCAGATCCTCAAGGTGGCCGAAGCCACCGCCGAGCGCGGCGGCATCGGCTGCGCCAAGCTGGTGGTTTTTGCCAATATTCCGCAGGATGTTCCTTTCATGGCTGGCGCTTACCTTGGCGTGGGCGAGCCTGACGTAGTCATCAACGTGGGCGTTTCCGGCCCCGGCGTGGTCAAAAAAGCCCTGGATCGCGCCCGCGAAGCCGGACACAACGGCAAGGGCGGCCGCCTTACCCTGCTGGATATGGCCGAAGTCATCAAGCGCACGGCCTACAAGGTGACACGCGTGGGCGAAATGATCGGTACCGAAGTTGCCACCCGTCTGGGCCTGCCCTTTGGCGTGGCCGACCTTTCCTTGGCTCCTACGCCTGCGGTGGGCGACTCTGTAGGCGAAATTTTTCAGAGCATGGGCCTTTCGAGCATCGGCGCGCCCGGCACCACTGCCGTGCTGGCCATGCTCAATGATGCGGTGAAAAAGGGCGGCGCGTTCGCTTCTTCGTCCGTGGGCGGTCTGTCCGGCGCGTTTATCCCTGTGTCTGAAGATTCCAGCATCGAGGCTGCGGCCACCTCCGGTCTGCTCAGCCTTGAAAAGCTGGAAGCCATGACCAGCGTGTGCTCTGTGGGGCTGGACATGATCGCCATCCCCGGTGATACGGCCGCTTCGACCATTTCCGGCATCATTGCCGATGAAATGGCCATTGGCGTTATCAACACCAAGACCACGGCAGTGCGCCTTATTCCCGTGCCCGGCAAGGGAGTTGGCGAAGAAGTGTCTTTTGGCGGTCTGCTCGGCAAGGCTGCCATTATACCCGTGCCCAAGGGTGACGCCACAGACTTTATCGGCCTTGGTGGTCGAATTCCTGCGCCGATTCACAGCCTCAAAAACTAG
- a CDS encoding DNA-3-methyladenine glycosylase 2 family protein, translated as MPQYFIYGQKEIDFLSRKDKRLAAAMERIGPIQREVRPDLFDALMHSIVGQQIATKAQQTVWARLVLALGEVTPETIDGAETATLQGVGLSFRKVGYMKAAARKVLLGELDVEALRLMDDASLCATLCALDGVGVWTAEMLMLFSLQRPDVLSFGDLAILRGLRMLHRHREVRRDRFEIYRRRYSPFGSAASLYLWAIAGGALPDLSDPAASTR; from the coding sequence ATGCCTCAATATTTTATCTACGGCCAAAAAGAAATCGACTTCCTTTCGCGCAAAGACAAACGTCTGGCCGCTGCCATGGAACGCATCGGCCCCATACAGCGGGAGGTGCGGCCCGACCTGTTTGACGCGCTCATGCATTCCATAGTCGGGCAGCAGATTGCCACCAAGGCGCAGCAGACCGTGTGGGCGCGGCTTGTGCTTGCCCTTGGCGAGGTGACGCCTGAAACCATTGACGGCGCAGAGACGGCCACGTTGCAGGGAGTGGGGCTATCCTTCCGCAAGGTTGGCTATATGAAGGCAGCCGCGCGCAAGGTGCTGCTGGGAGAACTGGATGTGGAGGCCCTGAGGCTCATGGACGATGCCAGCCTCTGCGCCACCCTGTGCGCGCTGGACGGGGTTGGCGTGTGGACAGCCGAAATGCTTATGCTGTTTTCACTCCAGCGGCCTGATGTGCTCAGTTTTGGCGACCTTGCCATCCTGCGGGGCCTGCGCATGCTGCACCGACACCGGGAAGTCCGCCGCGACCGCTTTGAAATATATCGTCGCCGCTACAGCCCTTTTGGTTCGGCGGCAAGCCTGTATCTGTGGGCCATAGCGGGCGGGGCTTTGCCTGATCTCTCTGATCCGGCGGCTTCAACGCGCTGA